The nucleotide window ATCACTCTAAATCATGCAACCAAATGTAGAGACAAATGAAGATATGTGTTCCTTGGCGGGACATAAGTAATTAATGAAGcaaacttaaaaatgtatatgtgaatttttggggtgcctagctggctcactGGGAGGTGTGtggctcctgatctcagggtcacgagtttgagccccacggtgggtgtagagattactaaaaaataagctaaaataaacttaaaaaatgtgtatgtgaatTTTTGCCTCGTTTTTCATGAActtaataataaaactttaagaacTTTGTACTTTGATTTCCAAAGGTTTCTAATGATTTTACTCAACTGAATTTAATGTAAATATGTAGTTTTAAGAGTCAGaaatatgggatgcctgggtggcacagcggttaagcgtctgccttcggctcagggcgtgatcccagggtcctgggatggagccccacatcaggctactctgctgggagcctgcttcttcctctcccactcctcctgcttgtgttccctctctcgctggctgtctctatctctgtcaaataaataaataaaaaatctttaaaaaaaaaaaaagagtcagaaataacatgcaaataaaatattggtTAGGCTCATGTCAGTAATATGCCAAAAAAGCCAGTTGACGGTTTTACATTTCACCTTTCAATGGAATGTTTTAACATTGTGTGGATTAACACAATCCTGACCTCTATTTTacctaataaaatttatttaaaaccatgTTGTTTCATTAGTCTTAGAACAATCTAACAAACTCATAGGATTAACCAAACTGAACCTGAAAACCTTAAAAATGCACTCTTGGATTCTGGAGTTCAATGACCCCCAAATAACAAaactttgtgtttatttaaacattattgtatatgtatattatcaacagtatatatacatattgtatatgtatattatcaGCATTATCCAGGGATAATGCAATTAATAAAGTCATCTGTGCTTTTCTCCCAATATAAGAATCTGAAATATATCCCTGTTCTCTTGGAGGATCACTGCCCTTTGGTACACTGGTGCTAATCAAATTGCTCACATCCCAAAGGGATGAAAACTGCTGTTTTAGGCTATGCCCCAGTAGCCCAGTCACTTAAACCTTCCAGTTTCATTTGAGATACTCTTAATGTAAATTCCCCAAAATGCTAAATCCCAGTGCAGATAATAAGGGCGATGACTCAAAATCATGGCCTTGAAATATTTGTCAACAGATCTTTAATCATCAAAGACATAGTAATACTATGTtgtaaggcagaaaaaaaaaagtcaccttgGAACACTTTTTAACTAAGGGTTACAACACCCTTAGTTAACTAAAGATTAGTACAAAcaatcagaatatttttatttcttttgcattaGATTAATCAAAGATAGACTCAATATTTAAGCATTTGGTAATATCCGTAAAATAATGTGTTACAGGTGGTTTCAATTACATGTATGAAATCTCTTTCCTCCAAACCTCCAAAAGCACATGGTTATAGCTCTCTTACGGCACACAGAACATTATCCCTTACagtactgttattttatttttgtctttgtctctattatatattcatttaggGCAGGGATTGAGTCTTACTCTTAATTATATCCACTCTCCTAACAGTGCTTTGCATacagtagacactcagtaaatgattttaaaacagacTACTCACTTGTTCAACCACcatcaatttcattttaaagaggtAATCCTTGGCCCTGTTTCATTATCCCTagaattgtcttttaaaatcaaaacaattgATTTGAGgacaaatgaaatttaatttttcttaaaagagttataaaactacaaaaacattTGGTGCCCGAATTAAGtacaataaacaaaaaccaaaaacctcctGTTAAGCTTATTGTTACACGAAAATTATTAACAGTTTTTATTCAAAAAGATACTAtaagaaacaaaggtaaaaacaatttgatttcttatttgaattGTATCTCCCACAGAGGCTTTAACAGATGCTTTCTGTATTAAAGTCTACTTAATGTTAAACTTTTTTAGAGTATATGGGAAATGTCAAAAGAAATCTAATATTAATGATATATTTGAATATCAATTTAATGCAGACTGTAGTGCAAAACCGCTAATTAATAATGAATGACTTTTCAGTGGAGATTATATTATATAGCACGTGAACAGAATGAGGTCTATCATAATTATAAACAAATGATATTCCAAATTTCTATATTCAAAGTAGTTTGAGCTTCCCATCATGTTGATTATATTTGCGAAGTAAACTGTTAAAACTCACCACAGAATTTTCAGTTAATATTAGAGAGTGTACTTTACTACATTTCAATGATGgttattcaataatttattgaatactgatATGCTTAAGGCTAAGTCCTGATTTTGTATTCGTGTGtagcaaaatatttcagaatggtagaaccaaaaatttgaaaatttaggttTAGAATATACAGGGAAGATAATGCATGGATTATCTTCCAGATGAATGCTGGATTTTGAAACAATCAAATCTAGGCGAAAAGGACAATGCAGAGTCTAAACACTGCAATATAGGTAATAAATCATAACCATATACACCATGCTAAATGAAAACCCTGACCATTTTACCTATATGTAatgtaaaaattatacaaaacGGATTCAAACAGCTAATTTTGCACATTACagaattttaatataatgttgaATCAGCCTGATTAACATACCCCAATCTATtgtgaaaattacataaatacattACAGTTTTTTTAACATTCTAGGTAACTGATTAATCCATGATAATTAACCTTTATTAAGACCGACTGAAAATTTACTCCGCAGGATGGCAGAACGGCCTCACTTTGTACTTACCagttttacaaaaaaatttcaaCATGGTTTCCTGGGTTATTTAAGGGGTGATAATTCCATCACTCCCTTTAAATCGTGAAACTTTTCAACCATCTGATAAAAAACACGATGGAAATgtaattatgtaaattaaaaactcTCAAAGGCTCATAAATGTAAATCTGGTACTAAAAATCACTAGAACTTGCCAAACAGCCCACCAGGCACTCCCAAGAAACTTCCCATCTAGGAAAGGCATCATGTAGGCTGCATCCTGTAAATGCCGTGGGACACCCGTACGATCCAAGCCACTTCGGGTTTAAATCCACTACCTGTGGACAGTTACGGAGTAGCCTTTTGCAGTGGGGACCTCGCTACCTACCGGTGCCCTTGCGGGCCAAGGTCGCTCTCCGGATCTGTTCCCGGCCTCACCCCGAGGGAGGAGTGAGAGCTCGGTGGCATCTGCCCAGGCCGTGGCCGACCCGGAGGGTTAAGGTACCCTGCTCCTGGCCCAGCTCCGCAGGGAGCCTTGCCTGCCTACCTTGACAGGGTGTAGGTAGCCGTCGCCGCGCAGGGCGCCCAGCCCGGCGTCCGCCGGCGCTTCGGCGTCGTCCTGCAGGCTGCGGGTGAGGTGAGCAATGTAGGTCGTGGCCAGCAGCAGCACGTCCAGCTTGGACAGCTTGGTGTCCGGCGGCACCGACGGCAGCGTGCGCTGCAGCTCCAGGAAGGCGTGCCGCAGCGTCTGCACGCGGCTTCGCTCCCGCGCAGCGTTCGCTGCAGCCGGCCTGCCGCCCCCCGGGCGCGCGCCACCGCGGGCCCGCCGgtcctggcccagccctgccccgggCTCGAGTCGCGGGTGGCGGCAACCGGGGGCGCGGTCTCGTTGCTAGCGATCAGGGGGCTGCCTGCGGGGCCGTCGCGGTCCATGGCGGCTTTCCGCGCTGCGTGCCCTGCAAAGGACCCAAGGCGCGGTGAGGCCCGGCGCGGGTCGAGCTTAACCCGGGGAAGCGCAGGCCTCTAGCTTCAACTGCACACCCGGCCGGGCCATCGACGTGGCTCGGGGCGTTCTCAGAGATGAGGTCGTTTTGACTGGGGCGTGTTTACCTCCCGGCGTCTTGGGAAACTTGTGGGGCCTGACAGTTCCTGGGCTTAGAAGGCTTAGGAGGGGCGTGGTGCCGGCTTTACTTTTCACGGACAAATTAAGTGAAAGGGCTACTATACCGAGGAAAGAAGATCTCGGAAGCACAGCTCCGGTTCGGAACTTGTCTGCACTTCTGGAACGTTGTGAGCCAGCCCCGCAGGAGAGATGGGCAGGTCTTTCTCGCGGGGCGCAGCGGGAAGCCCTGGCCTTGCCAGGGTCCTCAGTGCCCACGCGGGCAGCCCTCGCACCATTCGTTCCCGAGGCCAGGGATGGGTGACGGCGGGAGCTCCTTCCAATTTCTGCGGGAGGAGAAGGGACCCCTGACCTCCACTTTGGACTAAGGCACCCGCTATCTTAACGAACCTGGGGACCAAGCGACGCGGCTGGGGTCGGACCGAGGTCCTCACCTTTCCTGAAGCGACGGTGCAGGGCTCCGCTCCGCTGCACGAGCGGGCCGGGAACTCGAGCTGGATCTGAGTGGCCCGGGCCGCAGAGGTCACTCCATCCTCGTCCAGCCGAAGTCGACAGCCGCTTCTAGGCCCTGCTGGGCGCGCCTTTTATGCGGGCGCCCCCGTGGTCAGGCGTGTGTGGACCAGACTCGATGTAGGGGTGGGACAGCAGGACCCGCTTAGGTCCGCGCCCACCTGCGGGGCTCTGCCAGGGGCCGAGTCATTAATCAAATGGTCCGGCGGGGCGGGGCAACAGGGGGCGGGGCGTAGCCAtggccccgccccccgcctcgTCCCGGTTCGCCCCGAGGCGCGACTGCAGGCGCAGCACGTCGAGCGTCCGCGGTGTCGAAGGCCCGCGGAGCGGCCTCGCGAGTTGTCTCGCCTCGCTGCCGGCCTTTTGTCACGGGTCCGGGCTGAGCGCCGGCGCCTCCCAGGCAGGCGCGGGGCGGAGGCGGGAACCGTGCCGTTTTGCTGAGCgtgacttttaattttctgaggaaatgTGGAGTGTGCGGCTGCGCTGCGCTAACCTATTATTCTACCACCAAGGTAAATGTTTCATGCTGCCCTGATTGAAACAGTAGTCCCTCCACCTCGATATTCCGCGACCAGTTTATAGCCGCTCGGAGACAGTGCGCCTACGGTGATGTTTGAAGTTCTCCAAAGCAGACTAAACGGCCCTGGGATCGCGGTCGCTTCTCCCCCGGGGGCGCGGACCATTGCAAGACGCCTCCGTCGCACACGCGGGGCCccgctttgtttcatttttggagCTAAATTTAGTCCTTGCTCCGCCCCCCCCCCTGCAGAGAACTCGCCTGAGACGTCCTGCACTTGGGGGCCCACGGGAAGCGTGGCCTGCAAGCTGTGCTGTGAGGGGCTCTATCCGAGGCTCTTTTAGAGCTGATGCTGGCTCGGCGCCGCTTGGCCTGTTCGCAGCCGGCCCGGGAAGCGCTGGGCCACGGACGGCCCCGGCCCTGTGGCTCCCGCGGGTCCTGGACCCGGGGACTTCAGAGGTGACGTCTCAGTGGACGCACGATAATTTCTAGAACGGAGTTAGTATGTCCTTGAAATAATGCCTCAATTCGAAGAGcaggacatttaaaaatctttggagTCAAGACagtatcaaatttaaaatatcattgatGAAATTGCTCTTGTATATGCGACGTGATTTCTTTACAATAGGTTTTTAAATCGGAACTATTAGGTGGTACGTAGTAATGGTGACACTTGCATTTTAAGATATCATTCCACACTTCGGATCAGGATAATATCACCTTCAGTTCCCGTTCAATAACTGTAATT belongs to Ailuropoda melanoleuca isolate Jingjing chromosome 9, ASM200744v2, whole genome shotgun sequence and includes:
- the TCF24 gene encoding LOW QUALITY PROTEIN: transcription factor 24 (The sequence of the model RefSeq protein was modified relative to this genomic sequence to represent the inferred CDS: inserted 2 bases in 1 codon; deleted 1 base in 1 codon) — translated: MDRDGPAGSPLIASNETAPPVAATRDSSPGRAGPGPAGPXGGARPGGGRPAAANAARERSRVQTLRHAFLELQRTLPSVPPDTKLSKLDVLLLATTYIAHLTRSLQDDAEAPADAGLGALRGDGYLHPVKKWPMRSRLYIGATGQFLKNSVSGEKANHGSATTDPQP